A region from the Campylobacter subantarcticus LMG 24377 genome encodes:
- a CDS encoding heptosyltransferase II: MNIFINLPTWLGDAVMASAAIYAIKEKYPQAKFTFYGSFVSTELFKRFENAQVLVENKKQRYRQILKARKNLGKFDLAFSFRSAFSSKIILSLIKAKKRFYFDKNILKEEHQVSKYLNFTEKALNFKATSNVLKLPIKAKSTRKILGVNAGAHFGSAKRWEASYFAQVAKEFSFTHQILIFGIEREREICNEIEHLLSKAGIKAKNLCGKTSIYTLCKNISMLDLLITNDSGPMHIGAVYGVKTVAIFGSTKFSQTSPWQENAKIAHLDLVCMPCMQKVCPLKHHKCMKELKPEVVINLAKAFF, from the coding sequence ATGAATATTTTTATCAACCTTCCTACTTGGCTTGGTGATGCAGTGATGGCTAGTGCAGCTATTTATGCTATAAAAGAAAAATATCCCCAAGCTAAATTTACTTTTTATGGTTCTTTTGTGAGCACAGAGCTTTTTAAACGCTTTGAAAATGCTCAAGTCTTAGTAGAAAATAAAAAGCAAAGATATAGACAAATTTTAAAAGCTAGAAAAAACCTTGGCAAATTTGATCTAGCTTTTTCATTTCGCTCGGCATTTTCAAGCAAGATTATTTTAAGTCTAATCAAAGCAAAAAAAAGATTTTATTTTGATAAAAATATTCTAAAAGAAGAGCATCAAGTCTCAAAGTACTTAAATTTCACAGAAAAAGCTTTGAATTTTAAAGCCACTTCAAATGTTTTAAAACTCCCTATAAAAGCAAAGTCAACTCGAAAAATTTTAGGTGTAAATGCAGGCGCACATTTTGGAAGTGCTAAAAGATGGGAAGCAAGCTATTTTGCCCAAGTTGCAAAAGAATTTAGCTTCACCCATCAAATTTTAATCTTTGGGATAGAAAGAGAGAGAGAAATTTGTAATGAAATTGAACATTTACTTTCAAAAGCAGGTATAAAGGCAAAAAATCTTTGTGGTAAAACCAGCATTTATACTTTATGTAAAAACATTTCTATGCTTGATTTGCTCATCACAAACGACAGCGGTCCTATGCATATAGGTGCAGTTTATGGGGTGAAAACAGTAGCTATTTTTGGATCAACCAAATTCAGTCAAACCTCACCTTGGCAAGAAAACGCTAAGATAGCTCATCTTGATCTAGTTTGTATGCCTTGCATGCAAAAAGTTTGCCCTTTAAAACACCACAAATGTATGAAAGAATTAAAACCCGAAGTGGTAATAAATTTAGCAAAAGCATTTTTTTAG
- a CDS encoding glycosyltransferase family 2 protein: protein MSQISIILPTYNVEKYIARALESCINQTFKDIEIIVVDDLGNDRSIDIAKEYASKDDRIKIIHNEENLGTFASRNIGVLNAKSDFIMFLDPDDYLELNACELGLEKIQNIDMVVFDAYVHRVKFKKFYRFKQDELFNKDEFLEFLLRQKHFCWSVWAKVYRKNLILKSFEYIDFKERLCYGEDVLFNYINFMLSESFFISKECIYRYEFNENGRYENKNKEILWQNYKDKKRSFELIKKLSYNYKKFNEKLLEIFEMDLINLKNRL, encoded by the coding sequence ATGAGTCAAATTTCTATCATACTGCCAACTTATAATGTAGAAAAGTATATAGCTAGAGCATTAGAAAGTTGTATTAACCAAACTTTTAAAGACATAGAAATCATTGTAGTAGATGACCTTGGTAATGATAGAAGTATAGATATAGCTAAAGAATATGCTAGTAAAGATGATAGAATAAAAATCATACACAATGAAGAGAATTTAGGAACTTTTGCTAGTAGAAATATAGGTGTGTTAAATGCAAAATCAGATTTTATCATGTTTTTAGATCCTGATGATTATCTAGAGCTTAATGCTTGCGAGCTTGGGCTTGAAAAAATACAAAATATCGATATGGTAGTATTTGATGCATATGTGCATAGGGTGAAATTTAAAAAATTTTATAGATTTAAGCAAGATGAGCTTTTTAATAAAGATGAATTTTTGGAATTTTTACTTAGGCAAAAACATTTTTGCTGGAGTGTTTGGGCAAAAGTATATAGAAAAAATTTGATTTTAAAAAGCTTTGAATATATTGATTTCAAAGAAAGACTTTGTTATGGGGAGGATGTGCTTTTTAACTATATAAATTTTATGCTAAGTGAAAGTTTTTTTATATCAAAAGAATGCATATACCGCTATGAATTTAATGAAAATGGTAGATATGAAAACAAAAATAAAGAAATTTTATGGCAAAATTATAAAGATAAAAAAAGAAGTTTTGAGCTTATAAAAAAGCTCTCATATAATTATAAAAAATTTAATGAAAAATTACTTGAAATTTTTGAAATGGATTTAATAAATTTAAAAAATAGATTATAA
- a CDS encoding motility associated factor glycosyltransferase family protein, whose amino-acid sequence MSILENNINAVFDHNLKEQLKKVNQTYQIVQGDDNLDINIIDGGGYRLYDKPLEELNKTLNLYNDKYLLYPVLFFYGFGNGILYKALLQNLNHKIILVFEPDVNIIYTMFKMIDFSKELKENRLLLLDPNNENINDLKNLFLNNLIFNFLRTYFLEIHCDYYDDKYQEEILKLNSLIQDAIKENIISIGDDPLDTLQGIKHFIQNIPKMIANPSYKELLNKRKNLSETAIIVSTGPSLTKQLSLLKQYQNKASIFCADSAYPILAKANIKPDYVFSLERTDFTSEFFNHDFGEFDKDILFVIKSVTHPNTIKYLEKNKRKYMIVSTPEYFFKYCSLNDFGYFNMGWSVAHMACYLSVHLKHSNIIFIGQDLAYNDIGESHPKDYQNSSTFETDTYEHIDVLGYGGIGYVKTHKTWIFFKKILENDILTFNKMNIKIYNCTEGGARINGTIEEPFKQVCEKLLKKDLNKPFIKLENLNLNKQNELLLKAYFKIIKSIRQYENLKKELCERNISINKNLLHIDNLDIQNSIHMFEFILKQIDAIKTSIYRCGLLNGPLIRQFELNLARIYVLNPKTQEDSYNKSMLWIKEHLDWIKLIIAHIDSQKEVLQRSVVTTKDELIEKGFLNLVEKIEQRTLRNVNF is encoded by the coding sequence ATGAGTATTTTAGAAAATAATATTAATGCAGTATTTGATCATAATTTAAAAGAGCAATTAAAAAAAGTAAATCAAACTTATCAAATAGTGCAAGGTGATGATAATTTAGATATAAATATCATAGACGGGGGGGGGTATAGGCTTTATGATAAGCCGTTAGAAGAATTAAATAAAACATTAAATTTATACAATGATAAATATCTTTTATATCCTGTATTGTTCTTTTATGGTTTTGGAAATGGAATTTTATACAAAGCTCTTTTGCAAAATCTAAATCATAAGATTATTTTAGTATTTGAACCTGATGTAAATATAATCTATACTATGTTTAAAATGATAGATTTTTCTAAGGAATTAAAAGAAAATAGATTATTACTACTAGATCCAAATAATGAAAATATCAATGATTTAAAAAATTTGTTTTTAAACAATTTGATATTTAATTTTTTAAGGACCTATTTTTTAGAGATACATTGTGATTATTATGATGACAAGTATCAAGAAGAAATTTTAAAATTAAATTCTTTAATACAAGATGCTATAAAAGAAAATATAATTTCTATTGGTGATGATCCATTGGATACTTTACAAGGTATAAAACATTTTATACAAAATATTCCTAAAATGATAGCCAATCCAAGCTATAAAGAATTATTAAATAAAAGAAAAAATTTAAGCGAGACAGCTATAATAGTTTCAACAGGTCCTAGCTTAACTAAACAACTTTCACTTTTAAAACAATATCAAAACAAAGCTAGTATATTTTGTGCTGATAGTGCTTACCCTATACTTGCAAAAGCAAATATTAAACCTGATTATGTTTTTTCACTCGAGAGAACTGATTTTACTAGTGAATTTTTTAATCATGATTTTGGTGAATTTGATAAAGATATATTATTTGTTATTAAATCAGTTACTCATCCAAATACTATTAAGTATTTAGAAAAAAATAAAAGAAAATATATGATAGTTTCAACTCCAGAATATTTTTTTAAATATTGCTCTTTAAATGATTTTGGGTATTTTAACATGGGATGGAGTGTTGCTCATATGGCCTGTTATTTATCAGTTCATTTAAAACATAGCAATATAATATTTATTGGGCAAGATTTAGCCTATAATGATATAGGAGAATCCCATCCAAAAGATTATCAAAATTCATCAACTTTCGAAACTGATACCTATGAACATATAGATGTGTTAGGGTATGGTGGAATAGGCTATGTTAAAACACATAAAACATGGATTTTTTTTAAAAAAATACTTGAAAATGATATTCTTACCTTTAATAAGATGAATATAAAAATTTATAACTGTACTGAGGGTGGAGCAAGAATAAATGGAACCATTGAAGAGCCTTTTAAGCAAGTATGTGAAAAATTATTAAAAAAAGATTTGAATAAGCCTTTTATAAAACTTGAAAATTTAAATTTAAATAAACAAAATGAATTATTATTAAAAGCATATTTCAAAATTATAAAAAGCATTAGACAATATGAAAATTTAAAAAAAGAATTATGCGAAAGAAATATATCTATAAATAAAAATTTATTACATATTGATAATTTAGATATTCAAAATTCTATACATATGTTTGAATTCATATTAAAACAAATTGATGCAATTAAAACTAGCATATATCGCTGTGGTTTGTTGAATGGACCTTTAATCAGACAATTTGAATTAAATTTAGCAAGAATTTATGTGTTAAATCCAAAAACACAAGAAGATAGCTACAATAAATCAATGCTTTGGATAAAAGAACATCTAGATTGGATAAAATTAATCATAGCTCATATAGATTCTCAAAAAGAAGTTTTACAAAGAAGTGTAGTTACAACTAAAGATGAGCTTATAGAAAAAGGTTTTCTAAATTTAGTAGAAAAAATCGAGCAAAGAACTTTAAGAAATGTTAATTTTTGA
- a CDS encoding glucosamine-6-P synthase, glutaminase subunit PtmA has product MIKDKVVFIIGACGRIGSALSKACLEHNGKIIIADINEEKLSHLVLKLNNKERILSKKIDINDQKAIEDCLKEAILKFGKIDAFVNCAYPMSKDWGKIAYYEASYEQICESLNLHLASFIFVANTMAKFFKKQGFGNIINLSSIMGVYAPKFENYKGTSMQSSLEYSVIKAGINHLGVWLAKELFNTNIRVNSVAFGGIKDNQPQVFLDAYRRCCASKGMLDANDVCGTLIFLMSDYSKFITGQTIIVDDGWGL; this is encoded by the coding sequence ATGATTAAAGATAAAGTAGTATTTATAATAGGAGCATGTGGCCGTATAGGGAGTGCTTTGAGCAAGGCGTGTTTAGAGCATAATGGAAAAATTATCATTGCAGATATTAACGAGGAAAAATTATCTCACTTAGTATTAAAATTAAATAATAAAGAACGCATTTTAAGCAAAAAAATTGATATAAATGATCAAAAAGCAATTGAAGATTGTTTAAAAGAAGCTATTTTAAAATTTGGAAAAATTGATGCTTTTGTTAATTGTGCTTATCCTATGAGTAAAGATTGGGGGAAAATTGCTTATTATGAAGCAAGTTATGAACAAATTTGTGAGAGTTTGAATTTACATTTAGCTAGTTTTATTTTTGTGGCTAATACAATGGCGAAATTTTTTAAAAAGCAAGGCTTTGGAAATATTATTAATTTAAGTTCAATTATGGGTGTGTATGCCCCTAAATTTGAAAATTATAAAGGAACTTCTATGCAAAGTTCTTTAGAATATAGTGTGATTAAAGCTGGTATTAATCATCTTGGCGTTTGGCTTGCTAAGGAGCTTTTTAATACAAACATAAGAGTAAATAGTGTAGCCTTTGGTGGTATAAAAGACAATCAACCTCAAGTGTTTTTAGATGCTTACAGAAGGTGTTGTGCTTCTAAAGGTATGCTAGATGCTAATGATGTATGTGGGACTTTGATATTTTTAATGTCTGATTATTCTAAATTTATAACAGGACAAACTATAATAGTAGATGATGGATGGGGACTTTGA
- a CDS encoding flagellin modification protein, acylneuraminate cytidylyltransferase: MGDVLCTICARGGSKGVKNKNIKKINNLELIAYSIIQAKNSNLFDHIVISTDSDDIAEVALKYGGEVFFKRDENLAKNDSAKLPVIKDALLKSEEYFNTKFDTIIDLDASAPLRNSKDICKAYELFKQEKKSNLITATPARRNPYFNLIEVDNNEVKKSKEGNFTTRQSAPKCYDMNASIYIFTREKLLKNDTLFGKDTSLYIMDEKTAFDIDSEFDFEIVEFLIKKANLKQEDF, translated from the coding sequence ATGGGTGATGTTTTGTGTACCATATGTGCAAGAGGTGGAAGTAAGGGAGTAAAAAATAAAAATATTAAAAAAATTAATAATTTAGAGTTAATAGCATATAGTATTATCCAGGCTAAAAATTCTAATTTATTTGATCATATTGTAATCAGTACAGATAGTGATGATATAGCTGAAGTTGCCTTAAAGTATGGTGGAGAAGTTTTTTTTAAAAGAGATGAAAATCTGGCAAAAAATGATAGTGCTAAATTACCTGTTATAAAAGATGCTTTGTTAAAAAGTGAAGAATATTTTAATACCAAATTTGACACTATAATAGATCTTGATGCTTCTGCACCTTTGCGAAATAGTAAAGATATTTGCAAAGCATATGAGCTTTTTAAACAAGAAAAAAAATCAAATTTAATCACAGCTACTCCAGCAAGACGCAATCCATATTTTAATCTAATAGAAGTAGATAATAATGAGGTAAAAAAATCCAAAGAAGGAAATTTTACTACGCGTCAAAGTGCTCCAAAATGTTATGATATGAATGCTAGTATTTATATTTTTACTAGAGAGAAATTACTAAAAAATGATACTTTGTTTGGGAAAGATACGAGTTTGTATATAATGGATGAAAAAACAGCTTTTGATATAGATAGTGAGTTTGATTTTGAAATAGTTGAATTTTTAATCAAAAAGGCTAATTTAAAACAGGAAGATTTTTAA
- a CDS encoding Gfo/Idh/MocA family protein produces MKALIIGYGSIGRKHHLALECLGFKVSIVSKSYDKNKIECFKELYEANLETFDLFVIANITVDHYHTLKAIDSKVENKTILVEKPLFETFKTCHLSGKNDIFVAYLLRFHPLILDLKKIIQQEPHIYFAELNCSSYLPNWRDCDYRFNYSAKKELGGGVLLDLSHELDLAFFMFGKPQLLYAQNLKISELEINSDDFAFMSLKSKDSLMHIKLDYFSKLTKREIILHSHTKTYHADLIDNKLHIYDKNALLETKEYQSDTNKVLINLYKKVLKRDDSVCKFNEALEVLRLSDEVKRRVDG; encoded by the coding sequence ATGAAAGCATTAATTATTGGGTATGGTAGCATAGGAAGAAAACATCATTTGGCTTTAGAGTGTTTGGGGTTTAAGGTAAGTATTGTCTCAAAAAGCTATGATAAAAATAAAATTGAGTGTTTTAAAGAACTATATGAGGCAAATTTGGAAACTTTTGATTTATTTGTGATTGCAAATATTACAGTTGATCATTATCACACTTTAAAAGCGATTGATAGTAAAGTAGAAAATAAAACTATTTTGGTAGAAAAACCTCTTTTTGAAACTTTTAAAACTTGTCATTTAAGTGGTAAAAATGATATTTTCGTAGCCTATTTATTGCGTTTTCATCCTTTGATTTTGGATCTAAAAAAAATTATACAACAAGAACCTCATATCTATTTCGCAGAATTAAACTGCTCTTCTTATTTGCCAAATTGGAGAGATTGTGATTATCGGTTTAATTATAGCGCTAAAAAAGAGTTAGGCGGTGGGGTGTTGTTGGATTTATCGCACGAACTAGATTTGGCATTTTTTATGTTCGGTAAACCACAACTTCTCTATGCGCAAAATTTAAAAATTTCAGAACTTGAGATCAATAGTGATGATTTTGCGTTTATGTCCTTAAAATCAAAAGATAGTTTGATGCATATTAAACTTGATTATTTTTCCAAATTAACTAAAAGAGAGATTATATTGCATTCGCATACAAAAACTTATCATGCAGATTTGATTGATAATAAATTACATATATATGATAAAAATGCTTTGTTAGAAACAAAAGAATATCAAAGTGATACAAATAAAGTATTGATCAATCTTTATAAAAAAGTTTTAAAAAGAGATGATAGTGTTTGTAAATTTAATGAAGCTTTAGAAGTTTTAAGATTGAGTGATGAGGTTAAAAGGAGAGTAGATGGGTGA
- a CDS encoding glucosamine-1-P guanylyltransferase, with amino-acid sequence MSIEKLKLTKNASIQEALKTIGNERVRIALVVENNKFLGVISDSNIRRALLNGQKLEDSIETIYTKNSLTIKENTSKEYLLKLASQTDVYDFPVLNDNNEVIAIKSIASVLKEKSFENEVVLMVGGLGSRLGELTKDTPKPMLKVGKKPILENIVLNFKEQGFKKFIFCVNYKKEVICDYFQDGKNLGVEITYIKEKQKLGTAGALSLVQDIKNTFIVMNGDILTKLDFEKLIKEHKKSKAVMSAVLREFEHQIPYGVVKVFNHYIEDIEEKPVQKFLVSAGIYVLEPEVLKYIDKNTYFDMPNLIKSLLGQKLKINSYLLEDYWIDIGRLEEYEKAIVDFQ; translated from the coding sequence ATGAGTATCGAAAAATTAAAACTTACTAAAAATGCAAGTATACAAGAAGCCTTAAAAACCATAGGCAATGAACGTGTCAGAATAGCTTTAGTGGTAGAAAATAATAAATTTTTAGGTGTAATTAGTGATTCAAACATTAGAAGAGCTTTGCTCAATGGTCAAAAGCTTGAAGACAGCATAGAGACAATTTATACTAAAAATTCTTTAACTATAAAAGAAAATACAAGCAAAGAGTATCTTTTAAAATTAGCTAGTCAAACAGATGTTTATGATTTTCCGGTTTTAAATGATAATAATGAAGTCATAGCTATAAAGTCAATTGCTTCAGTGCTTAAAGAGAAAAGCTTTGAAAATGAAGTGGTGTTAATGGTGGGTGGTCTTGGAAGTAGATTGGGTGAGCTTACCAAAGATACTCCAAAACCCATGTTGAAAGTAGGAAAAAAACCTATACTTGAAAATATTGTTTTAAATTTTAAAGAGCAAGGTTTTAAAAAATTTATATTTTGTGTAAATTATAAAAAAGAAGTTATTTGTGATTATTTTCAAGATGGTAAGAATTTGGGAGTTGAAATCACTTATATCAAAGAAAAACAAAAGCTTGGAACCGCCGGAGCTTTGTCTTTGGTGCAAGATATAAAAAACACTTTCATTGTGATGAATGGAGATATTTTAACTAAACTTGATTTTGAAAAGCTTATTAAAGAGCATAAAAAAAGTAAAGCGGTGATGAGTGCAGTGCTTAGAGAATTTGAGCACCAAATTCCTTACGGTGTTGTGAAAGTTTTTAATCACTACATAGAAGATATCGAAGAAAAGCCTGTGCAAAAATTTTTAGTGAGTGCTGGAATTTATGTATTAGAACCAGAGGTTTTAAAGTATATTGATAAAAACACATATTTTGATATGCCAAATTTAATAAAGTCTTTGCTAGGGCAAAAGTTAAAAATTAATTCTTATTTATTAGAAGATTATTGGATTGATATAGGTAGGCTTGAAGAGTATGAAAAAGCAATAGTGGATTTTCAATGA
- the neuC gene encoding UDP-N-acetylglucosamine 2-epimerase, translating into MMSRKICVVSGTRAEWYLLKRLCECIDQDDELTLQLVVTAAHLSKDFGFTYQEIEKEFKVDKKIPILLSNDDKISICKSMGLLQISLCEAFEELKPDMVVILGDRYEMLSCASTCLLMQIPLAHLCGGELTLGAIDDSIRHAISKMAHLHFVSTQNYANRILQLGESKERVFNVGSLGGENIKNMIFLSKNELQKELNLTFNKNIYLITYHPQTIQTTSVEEEVRLLLDFLDSLENSTLIFTKANADENGLFINKLLEKYCIKQSHKARLFDNLGSKRYLSLMKISSMLIGNSSSGICESPFFKIPCINIGNRQEGRIFADNIINCDIYHLKQAFLYTNTKEYQEKLKNFTNPFECKEDNTSVMIKDIIKNISLEKILYKKFVDMQ; encoded by the coding sequence TTGATGAGTAGAAAAATTTGTGTTGTTAGTGGTACTAGAGCCGAGTGGTATTTGCTAAAAAGACTGTGTGAATGTATAGATCAAGATGATGAATTAACACTGCAACTTGTTGTTACAGCAGCTCACTTGAGTAAAGATTTTGGCTTTACTTACCAAGAAATTGAAAAAGAATTTAAAGTTGATAAAAAAATCCCAATATTGCTATCTAATGATGATAAAATAAGTATTTGTAAAAGCATGGGGCTTTTGCAAATTTCACTTTGTGAGGCTTTTGAAGAGTTGAAACCTGATATGGTAGTAATATTAGGTGATCGATATGAAATGCTCTCTTGTGCTAGTACCTGCTTGCTTATGCAAATCCCTTTAGCGCATCTTTGTGGAGGTGAGCTTACTTTGGGAGCCATTGATGATAGTATAAGACATGCTATTAGTAAAATGGCGCATTTGCATTTTGTTAGCACGCAAAATTATGCAAATAGGATTTTACAGCTTGGAGAAAGCAAGGAGAGGGTTTTTAATGTGGGGTCTTTAGGAGGAGAAAACATTAAAAATATGATTTTTTTAAGTAAAAATGAATTACAAAAAGAATTAAATTTAACCTTTAATAAAAATATATATTTAATAACCTATCATCCTCAAACAATACAAACAACAAGTGTAGAAGAAGAAGTGAGATTACTGCTTGATTTTTTAGATAGTTTGGAGAATTCTACTTTGATTTTCACTAAAGCAAATGCTGATGAAAATGGTTTGTTTATTAATAAGCTTTTGGAAAAATACTGCATAAAACAATCTCACAAGGCACGTTTGTTTGACAATTTAGGCTCTAAAAGATACTTGAGTTTGATGAAAATATCAAGCATGTTAATAGGGAATAGTTCTAGTGGAATTTGCGAAAGTCCTTTTTTTAAAATTCCTTGTATTAATATAGGCAATAGACAAGAAGGGAGAATTTTTGCAGATAATATCATAAATTGTGATATTTATCATTTAAAACAAGCATTTTTGTATACTAACACCAAAGAGTATCAAGAAAAACTAAAAAATTTTACCAATCCTTTTGAATGCAAAGAAGATAATACAAGTGTGATGATAAAAGATATCATAAAAAACATATCTTTGGAAAAAATTTTATATAAAAAATTCGTGGATATGCAATGA
- the neuB gene encoding N-acetylneuraminate synthase: MQKTIIIAEAGVNHNGNINIAKKLIEVASEAGADFVKFQTFVAENCISKNAKKAEYQLQATDENQSQLDMVKKLELSKQDHEILIEHCKKFNIKFLSTAFDLESIDLLVELGVEIFKIPSGEITNLPYLKKIASFNKKIILSTGMSTLDEIKSAIKILEQNGTQRDKITILHCNTEYPTPFEDVNLNAMQTLKKTFCLPVGYSDHTLGVTIPIAAVAMGACVIEKHFTLDKSMLGPDHKASLEPDELKIMVKAIRDLEQAFGDGIKKPSKSEDKNKNIARKSLVAKKAIKNGEYFSEENLTTKRPGNGICAMNYDRYLGKIAQRNYSEDELIDE; this comes from the coding sequence ATGCAAAAAACCATAATCATAGCTGAAGCTGGAGTTAATCATAATGGCAATATTAATATAGCTAAAAAACTCATTGAAGTAGCTAGTGAAGCTGGGGCTGATTTTGTAAAATTTCAAACTTTTGTAGCTGAAAATTGTATAAGCAAAAATGCCAAAAAAGCAGAGTATCAACTCCAAGCTACTGATGAAAATCAAAGCCAGCTTGATATGGTTAAAAAATTAGAACTTTCTAAACAAGATCATGAAATTTTAATAGAACATTGTAAAAAATTTAATATTAAATTTCTTTCTACTGCTTTTGATTTAGAAAGTATAGATTTACTTGTGGAACTTGGAGTGGAAATTTTCAAAATACCAAGTGGAGAAATAACTAATCTTCCTTATTTAAAAAAGATTGCTAGTTTTAATAAAAAGATTATTTTATCTACTGGCATGTCTACACTAGATGAAATTAAAAGCGCTATAAAGATTTTGGAGCAAAATGGCACCCAAAGAGATAAAATCACTATTTTACATTGTAATACTGAATATCCCACTCCTTTTGAAGATGTAAATTTAAATGCTATGCAAACTTTAAAAAAAACCTTTTGCTTGCCCGTAGGATATTCTGATCATACTTTGGGAGTAACTATACCTATAGCAGCTGTAGCTATGGGAGCTTGTGTGATAGAAAAGCATTTTACTTTAGATAAGAGCATGTTGGGACCTGATCATAAAGCATCTTTGGAGCCTGATGAGTTAAAGATTATGGTAAAGGCTATAAGAGATTTGGAGCAAGCTTTTGGAGATGGAATTAAAAAACCTAGCAAGAGTGAAGATAAAAATAAAAATATAGCGAGAAAATCACTAGTAGCTAAAAAAGCTATAAAAAATGGCGAATATTTTAGTGAAGAAAATTTAACCACAAAGCGACCAGGAAATGGAATTTGTGCCATGAATTATGATAGATATTTAGGTAAAATTGCACAAAGAAACTATAGTGAAGATGAGTTGATTGATGAGTAG
- a CDS encoding methyltransferase domain-containing protein, with product MISSLKAYDKKYEQGYGVVYPDGHIIRFYERILKYKLNKTSGNMLDFGCGNGTHCAYFKSKGFKPFGIDIVSSIKDNWKKLSLGGGMHIIEPNSSFKHLFQDKMDLIFANQSLYYIPSKQLQNTINEFYDLSNDGAIFFASMMSTKNGYYKHSIKQENSDLRKVILNGRLKEESYINFIEKAQDMITLFKPFKTLYLGEYNPINIFDFEDEGSAHHFIYIGIKE from the coding sequence ATGATTTCATCTTTAAAAGCCTATGACAAAAAATATGAACAAGGTTATGGAGTAGTGTATCCAGATGGTCATATAATAAGATTTTATGAAAGAATTTTAAAATATAAGTTAAATAAAACTAGTGGAAATATGCTAGATTTTGGTTGTGGTAACGGTACTCATTGTGCTTATTTTAAAAGCAAGGGTTTTAAGCCTTTTGGGATAGATATAGTGTCAAGTATAAAAGATAATTGGAAAAAATTATCACTAGGGGGGGGGATGCATATAATAGAGCCAAATTCTAGTTTTAAGCATCTTTTTCAAGATAAAATGGATTTAATTTTTGCTAACCAAAGCTTGTATTATATACCATCTAAACAATTGCAAAATACTATAAATGAATTTTATGATTTGTCCAATGATGGTGCAATTTTCTTTGCAAGTATGATGAGCACTAAAAATGGTTATTATAAACATTCTATAAAACAAGAAAATAGTGATTTAAGAAAGGTTATTTTAAATGGTAGATTAAAAGAAGAAAGTTATATAAATTTCATAGAAAAAGCACAAGACATGATAACTTTGTTTAAACCATTTAAAACTTTATATTTAGGAGAATATAATCCTATTAATATTTTTGATTTTGAAGATGAAGGAAGTGCTCATCATTTTATATATATTGGAATAAAGGAATAA
- a CDS encoding class I SAM-dependent methyltransferase encodes MENKFILNSEISKNLGDNSQIWENIFANKEWGKYPSEYLIRFIARNFYNVSNRKDINILELGLGTGANLWFCAREGFSVSGIEWSQNGVDRFLKRMKEENLLSFIKDIKIGDYFEKLDEFEDESFDCFIDNYSLAYNDFDKTKQIIEKVMKKLKPKAKFISATPSFNNLGFYYDENLAYHTCKPTQGPDAFTGEIRYCDDEDIVSLYNGANYKVDCVKTLISKEKDIVEKELYIIEGSKL; translated from the coding sequence ATGGAAAATAAATTTATTTTAAATTCTGAAATTTCAAAGAATTTAGGAGATAACTCTCAAATTTGGGAAAATATCTTTGCAAATAAAGAATGGGGTAAATATCCAAGTGAATATTTGATACGCTTTATAGCCAGAAATTTTTATAATGTTTCTAATAGAAAAGATATTAATATCTTAGAACTAGGACTTGGCACAGGAGCAAATTTATGGTTTTGTGCAAGAGAAGGTTTTAGTGTAAGTGGAATAGAGTGGAGTCAAAATGGAGTAGATAGATTTTTAAAAAGAATGAAAGAAGAAAATTTATTAAGCTTTATAAAAGATATAAAAATTGGTGATTATTTTGAAAAATTAGATGAATTTGAAGATGAGAGTTTTGACTGTTTTATAGATAATTATTCTTTAGCTTATAATGATTTTGATAAAACAAAACAAATTATTGAAAAAGTTATGAAAAAATTAAAACCCAAAGCTAAATTTATTTCGGCAACGCCAAGTTTTAATAATCTTGGATTTTATTATGATGAAAATTTAGCTTATCATACTTGTAAGCCTACTCAAGGTCCTGATGCTTTTACTGGGGAAATTAGATATTGTGATGATGAAGATATTGTATCATTATATAATGGAGCAAATTATAAAGTTGATTGTGTTAAAACTTTAATTTCAAAAGAAAAAGATATTGTAGAAAAAGAGCTTTATATCATAGAAGGAAGTAAATTGTAA